In the Leguminivora glycinivorella isolate SPB_JAAS2020 chromosome 9, LegGlyc_1.1, whole genome shotgun sequence genome, tcggatcggataatgtgaaaacggccttacggttatcaagttattaaaaaaataaaagtaattactgaacacgtgtgtgacagctttcaccaattcctaatgttatttgttttgacatgtgccgtcaatcacttgacactaacttgaatattattcttaaggatcTTTCActctaattaattcatttattatgtatgaaaacgatgaaaaatttatttttgctAATATAACTAAAAGTTTTATACAATATATCCTGAtgacgaacctaacgacatgtcaacaaaacacggtgtataagaaactaaaactaaacttaaaagctacctaatatctaaaataggcccttgggGCTTTaattgtaccaaggatgcttgcgacatttcctcgctgtatcgtaaTGCTGACACGTTGtacgaggaagtcgccagctcggTCACCTTAATGATACGTGACAAGTTGTGAACAAATCTTCAGCAAATTGTACCGATTGTAATTGAATGTAAAGACGACTCTAaacactaacccccttattcattaaagtagactaaagttatcaagctgataaagttcgtttgtccctttctatcacaccaatacgtcggaaagggacaaacaaactttatcgatTGATAACTTTACTGCACGTTTATGAGGGGGTAACTATCGTTAACTACCGAGTTTTAATATAGAATAACTTACCATCTGGCATGAAAATAAAACCAATCTGACACGCGGCACACAGCCAGAAAGCGCAAACAAACAATGGCTTCCTCCCAATCCTATCAAACAGAAGAACGGCCGTCCAAGACCCTGGAATCTCCATCGCTCCAACTGCTATGTAGTTCAAGTATTTATTCCCAGACATATTGACAGCGTTCATTGATAAGCCGTAGTAAATGAGAACAGTCGTGATCCACCAAACCGGTGCTATAATACAACGGAGTAGTATAGGCTTGTGCTGAAACACAAGAGATATTAACCACGGTTCCTTTTTCTTCTCTAACGACATCATCCTCTCTTCTTCAGAGCTCTGTTTTAGACTTCTAAGAGATTCTTCAGACAAGGTTTTCTTATTTATCTTTGCTGCCTTCTTCAGTTGAGCTTCTGCTTCTGTGTATCTTCCTTTGCTTAAGTACCATCGGACCGACTCGGGCATGATGAAGAAGTAAGTAATTGTGATTAGTTGAGGGATGTATAGGGCTAGTGTCAAGTGTCTCCAGTAGGGAACAGCCCAGGCCATGAGGGCTTGCATGATCAGGCCGATTGTGAAGAACGTGGACGTTGTAGCGCCTGCTAGGACTCGGTATTTGGGTCCCACAAACTCCATTgctgtaaaaatatcaaaaatactatTGTGATCtaagtatataataaataataatatatgattttgaaaGCATTTTGCACGAAATAAATATGATAATTGATTAGAAAATATTCTACATCAGTCCATAAAAGAAACGAGAGTTCTAGTAAGTAATATAAACATTCAAAATGCTGCAATAACGCATGGATTCCATTCGTAAAATATTCATAAACTTTTGTAGATGAAAACAAGTAAACTAACAATTGAGTTCTGAGGCTCAGAAAGATGGACAGAGCAGAGTCACACTATAACCCTAtcctgaaataaaacttaagtGCTGAAACAagatatttttaagaaaacgaAAGCAAGTAAAGAATTTCCATTAAATTATTTACGGGGTTTGGAAAAAGAACACCACAAGAGAACCGAATCGTTCTAAGTAACACTTACCAATAATATAGGCGCAAGTGAACCCACAACAAAAAGAGCTTCCAAAAACTCAAACGCGGTAAAGCTTTCATAATACTGGGTCCACTAACGGGCTAAGCCAAGACAAGAGTGGTTGAAAGCGTTGAAAGCCAGGGCAAATCGATGCCCGCATCGGTCTGAGATGAAGCATGACAGTGGCAGGAACCTCCTTCAAAACGTTGATGTCAGTATAAAAGCGTCTAGAGAAGAGAACTTAATACTTACCAATAATATAGGCGCAAGTGAACCCAGCCGCACCAAAAAGAGCTTCCAAAAACTCAAACGCGATGAAGCTCTCATATGACTGTGTCCAGTATCGGGCTAAGCCAAGCCAGGAATGGTTAAAGGCGTTGAGTGCCAGGGCAAATCGGCGCCCGTATCGGTCGGAGATGAAGCCTGTTAGCGGCAGGGCTAGCATCATGCCAAACATGCTGGCGGACCCGATGATGGATCTGCGCCATTCTTGGCATGCTAGGTTGAActgtaaagaaaatattgaaGGTTTTAGGAGTCAGCTTATTGCAGTTGCTGCATATTTGGATCGGGATCGCTGTTTACGATGATTTGATTCTTTTCTGTGACTTATCTAAATTTCTACAGGAATGCACACCATGCACTGCGCAACAAATCTACAGTAACATTTGTTTCACCGCCTTAACCAAGATAACCCCAGAATTATAATAGCAAAGGCAGACTATACAGAGGTAAGAGGCACTAGTTTCAGCGTGATTGTCGAGATCTTTCTCACTACAAGGAAGATCTGAAAAAGAAAGCGGGACATACAATGAGGGTTATAACCTAAAGAATCTGaaagaaaataatttgaatCTGAAATACCTCATACACGACAGTATCTGTATTCTCATACACGTACTCCTCACACGGCATAATAACGTCTCTGTCGAAGTGATCAGCCGAGCAGGTAGTGTTCCCTTGAAGGGTCGAGTTGAACCTGTTGCAGTTGTCAAGAAATCCGCCATCTTGGGGAATTGCTATTGTCAACCAATTAGGGTCGCCACTGGATTCGCACTCTGGGATTAGGCATCTGGGAATATAAATGGTAAACTGT is a window encoding:
- the LOC125229547 gene encoding organic cation transporter protein-like; translation: MNAPGEHNGKAEEKEKEKERVHLDTILKEIGEFGSFQRRALGLALLVALLSGYSANEYVFTAARITTRCLIPECESSGDPNWLTIAIPQDGGFLDNCNRFNSTLQGNTTCSADHFDRDVIMPCEEYVYENTDTVVYEFNLACQEWRRSIIGSASMFGMMLALPLTGFISDRYGRRFALALNAFNHSWLGLARYWTQSYESFIAFEFLEALFGAAGFTCAYIIAMEFVGPKYRVLAGATTSTFFTIGLIMQALMAWAVPYWRHLTLALYIPQLITITYFFIMPESVRWYLSKGRYTEAEAQLKKAAKINKKTLSEESLRSLKQSSEEERMMSLEKKKEPWLISLVFQHKPILLRCIIAPVWWITTVLIYYGLSMNAVNMSGNKYLNYIAVGAMEIPGSWTAVLLFDRIGRKPLFVCAFWLCAACQIGFIFMPDGFYGVSLAVYLIGKYSISIVVTSLYIFTNELFPTRHRSSLFAFSSMVGRVGSITAALTPALASMVWEQLPFVLFGSLAALSGCLVLLAPETKGTTLPDTMEEASRLGSKKQSTPNS